The nucleotide sequence GAGGCATGACCGCGCTCATCGTCACGGCCCATCCCGATCCCGACTCCCTCACCCACCACGTCGCCCGCCGGCTCGTCGCCCAGCTCGGGGCCGACCGGACGGAGGTCGCGCACCTCGCCCAGGAGGGCTTCGACCCGGTGTTCGGCATGGCCGACCGGGCCGCCTACGCCGGCGGCCCCGCGCCCGCGGACGTCCTCGCCGAGCAGGCGCGCCTTGACGTCGTGGACCACGTCGTGCTCGTCTTCCCCGTGTGGTGGTGGTCGATGCCGGCGCTCCTCAAGGGCTGGATCGACCGCGTCTTCATCGGCGGCTGGGCGTTCGACATCGACGATGACGGCCGCGTCCACACGCACCTGGAGCGCCTCACCGTGCACCTCCTGCCCGTGGCCGGCTTCGGTCGCGCGTCCTTCGCCCGGCACGGCTACCTGTCCGCGTTCCAGACGCAGATCGGCCACGGGATCCTCGACTACTGCGGCGCCCGCCACGGCGCCCTGGCGTTCGTGCACGACTCCGAGTCGGGTGACCGCGACGCCGTGGGCGCCGAGGTGGAGCGGGCCGTCGCGGAGGTGGCGGCGGCGGTCGGCTGATCCCGCGGGCCTCCCCGGACCCGCAGCCGCCGCCCGTGCGCGGATCCCATCGGCCGGCAGCCCGTCGTCGTCCGCGGCCGTCGGTACAGTGCCGACATGGCCTCCCGCACCGCCAACTTCTGCATCGACACCCTCGACCCCCGCGCCCAGGCGCTCTGGTGGGCGCAGGTTCTCGACGACTTCGCGATCGTGCCCGGGGGGACGATGGAGGACGACGAGGCCGAGCTCCGCGGCCCGGGCGGCCGGTGGCTGGAGTTCATCCGGGTCCCGGAGCCGAAGGCGGTGAAGAACCGCATGCACATGTGCCTCCGCCCGGCCGGCACGACGCGCGACGCCGAGGTGGAACGGATCCTG is from Clavibacter sp. A6099 and encodes:
- a CDS encoding NAD(P)H-dependent oxidoreductase — its product is MTALIVTAHPDPDSLTHHVARRLVAQLGADRTEVAHLAQEGFDPVFGMADRAAYAGGPAPADVLAEQARLDVVDHVVLVFPVWWWSMPALLKGWIDRVFIGGWAFDIDDDGRVHTHLERLTVHLLPVAGFGRASFARHGYLSAFQTQIGHGILDYCGARHGALAFVHDSESGDRDAVGAEVERAVAEVAAAVG
- a CDS encoding VOC family protein; the protein is MASRTANFCIDTLDPRAQALWWAQVLDDFAIVPGGTMEDDEAELRGPGGRWLEFIRVPEPKAVKNRMHMCLRPAGTTRDAEVERILALGASMVDDRRETDGWAVLGDPEGNEFCVLATSAEDAGIGA